The Streptomyces sp. NBC_00483 genome contains the following window.
TTCGCCGGGATCGAGCAGGGGCAGGGCATCCACGGCGGGGCGGGCGAGACGTCGCTGATGCTGCACCTGCGCCCGGATCTCGTCGACATGGGCGCCGCCGCGCCACGTCTGCCCCGCGGCCTGAACAAGAACACGCACGTCCGTTTCGGCGGCAGCGTGAGTTTCGGCTGGCTGTCCGACGACTTCGGTCCTGACGGCTACCTGGGCGACCCGACGCAGGCGACCGCGGACGCCGGGCGGCGGGCCTTCGACGCGATGACCGCGCAGCTCGGTGAGCAGCTGGACGAGATCGCCCGCTTCGACTTCACCAACCACCTTGCCGGGCCCGCGTTCTGAACGGCGCCCGCCCCCCTATATCCCGCCCCCCTATTTCCCGTACGAAGGGACCGTCATGCCCGCACCGCAGTACGGCGACTACCAGTACGAGATCTACTTCGACGCCCTCGACGGCATCGCCCCACGCTTCCCGGTCGACGCCACGTCGCTCGAACGCAAGGCCGCCGAGGTGCTCCCCTGGTGGGTGCACTCCTACGTCGCCGGCGGGTGCGGCGACGAGGGCACGCAGCGTGCGAACGTGTCGGCGTTCGCCCACCACGGGATCGTGCCGCGGATGCTCAACGGGGCCTATGAACGGGACCTGTCGGTCGACCTCTTCGGGATGTCGCTGCCCAGTCCGCTGTTCATGGCACCGATCGGGGTGATCGGCCTGTGCAGCCAGGACTTCCACGGCGACATCGCCGTCGCCAAGGCTTCGGCGCGCACCGGCGTCCCGATGGTCGGCTCCGTGCTCATGCAGGACCCGATGGAGGACGTCGCACCGCACGCCGGTGACACCCCGGGGATGTTCCAGCTCTACGTTCCCCGCGACCGCGACCTGGCGGCGAGTCTGGTCGAACGCGCGGAAACGGCCGGATACCGCGCGATCGTGGTCACCGTCGACACCTGGACGACGGGCTGGCGACCGCGGGACCTCAACACGGGCAATTTTCCGCAGCTGCGCGGGCTCGTCCTGGAGAACTACTTCTCGGATCCGACGTTCCTCAAGCGGCTCGCCGCCCCTCCGTCCGAGGACCTGCGCGCGGCGGTCCGGGAGTGGATCGGGATCTGGGC
Protein-coding sequences here:
- a CDS encoding alpha-hydroxy-acid oxidizing protein, with the protein product MPAPQYGDYQYEIYFDALDGIAPRFPVDATSLERKAAEVLPWWVHSYVAGGCGDEGTQRANVSAFAHHGIVPRMLNGAYERDLSVDLFGMSLPSPLFMAPIGVIGLCSQDFHGDIAVAKASARTGVPMVGSVLMQDPMEDVAPHAGDTPGMFQLYVPRDRDLAASLVERAETAGYRAIVVTVDTWTTGWRPRDLNTGNFPQLRGLVLENYFSDPTFLKRLAAPPSEDLRAAVREWIGIWANSLQWDDLPWLRSLTSLPILLKGICHPDDVRRARDVGIDGIYCSNHGGRQANGGLPALDALPGVVEAADGMPVLFDSGVRSGSDVAKALALGATAVGVGRPYAYALAVGGADGVVSQLRAILAELDLLMAIDGFPALADLRAAGTVPVRG